The bacterium DNA segment GCTCGTGAGCCTGGGCGCGTTCCCGGCGATGATCGCGGGCGGGACGACGGCGGTGGTCGGGGAGGTCTACGTGATCGACCCGGTCACCCTCGCCGCGCTCGACCGCCTCGAAGGCCACCCGCGCTTCTACCAGCGCACGGCCATCCGGCTCGAGGACGGCGACGAGGTCCTGGCCTACCTGCTCTCGCCGGAGCAGGCCCGAGGGCGAACCCGCATCCCCAGCGGCGACTGGACGGACGCAGACCGAAAGGAGAACTGGAGATGAGGATCCGAATGATGGCAGACGGGCGCGTGCTCGAGGGCACCGCGAAGCAGATCGCCGAGGCCATGCACGCGCTGGCCTTCGGGCAGGAGAACCGCACGCTCTC contains these protein-coding regions:
- a CDS encoding gamma-glutamylcyclotransferase — its product is MMETRARVFVYGTLRAGEPNHYLLDNHDLVTRARTEAAFELVSLGAFPAMIAGGTTAVVGEVYVIDPVTLAALDRLEGHPRFYQRTAIRLEDGDEVLAYLLSPEQARGRTRIPSGDWTDADRKENWR